The sequence cacacacacctaggggcaatacaGAGTAGCCAataaacctaatgtgcatgtttttggtattgtgggaggaagccggaatacctggagaaaacccatgcaggcacagggagaacatgcaaactccacatagaagcCAGACCGGgattggaacctggaaccctcttgctatgaggcgacagtgctaaccactgcaccactgtgccgcccatTCCGGGGGTGGGAAATGCAACTTTACTATCATGACTGTACAGAAAAGTCACTGtatgaagaaaaataaccagGTAAGGTTCTGTAGCTAAAATCAGAACAagagacaacaacagaaactCACTGACTCACATGGATTATCCATTAAATCCACACCAACATTTGCTCACATCTTGATGTGTATTATCTCTGGACTTCATGTTGCAAAAAGGGCCATGACCTTTTAATCTTAGCCTAAAGTAAAACACAATACTTAATAAACAGATCTCTGTTTTGAATCAGGTTTTGGAAAATACAGACTATTGGAGGAATGTGCACAGTCGAGGTCAGAAAGGTGGAAGTGTTGCTTTATTTCAGACTGCAAAGCCTGCTGAGGCCACAGGATGACCTTTCATCAAGAGATCATATTGAGATTTTGTCGGAAAGAATGaacaaacaataacataaaaacaaacagctgttaaCTACAGATTCtgaatatatataaacaaaaaaatgcacattttaggACAAAACTTACAGTCTTATCCAAATGTGTGTACAATATTCTACACACAAGTAAAGAgttgtatttttgttctgtagagagaaacagcactgacagcttATTCAGACTTATACAGAATAATAAGCTGTTTACAATAAATATActacacaaaatatttgaatgttaaAATAATCCCTGCAATTCAgcgaaaacaaacacatgaacacggTCTAATTGCATGCTCACATTCATTATTACAGCAATAGAGTGATTTTAGTGATTTTCATGAACTTTGCGATCATCAACAGAGCACAAAAGCAGATCCTTGACTTTATAGTGTTTACGCACTACACGGCTGCCAGAGAAGTTGTTAATGTGGACACAGCAGACCTgagacaacaacacaacatgtgTTATCAGTAGATTAACAGCCAATCTTGCATTTCCTCACttgtttgctttagttttcaAAAAAATTCACTTACTTAAGCGTATATAAAATTATCGTTTCAATTGAAACCGGCTTCTGTGTCTAAAAATCTTTGTATtccagacagagacagattcaGAACGGGTGTGACAAGTGAAAACAACTCCATATATGTTAGGTTCAGGCCTTACACACAGCATGAACAGATGACAGAAGATATTATGTTGGAGTCACTTTTCTTCTCAGTACGTGAATAATTCTGTTGTGTAATGACTTTGTTTGCATTCCATAAATGACTGGATTTAAATTAGCAGGGActacatgaaacaaaatggaTGCAATCTTCCTTAAATCCGGGTAATCTGGGAAACGATGTAATATGATTGTGAAAATCCCCGACCAGAGCATGATGAGGTAAAGAACAAGATGGCTTGCACACGTCTGTAGAGCTTTGTTATTCAGCTCTCTGTTCTTCTTTATCCAGCAGATGAGAGCTATTCGGAAATAAGTGACGCCTACGCTTCCCATAGAGCAactgaacagcagcacagtgaaaaagAGTCCATAGATGTTGTTGATGGACACATCCTCACAGGAAAGCTTGAACAGAGACGCGTTGTCACAGTAAGCATTTAGTATGACTGATCTGCACCGAGACAACCTCACTGTGAGCCCTATGAGAACAGACACGAGCAGCACCGACAGCCCCCACGCACCTGCTGACAGCCCGATCACAGTTTTAGTGGTCATTACTGAGCTGTACTTTAAGGGGTGACATATCGCCACATATCTGTCAATTGCCATTATGATGAGAATCATGTGCGAAGCCGATCCAAACGTGTGGCTGTAAAAGGCCTGAACCACACACTGGCTGTAGGTGATGAACCGCTCGGTTGAAACGATGTGAGCCATCAGCTGAGGCAGAAGCACGGTGTTACCGATCACATCGTTGACGGACAGGTTGCAAAAAAGAATGTACATGGGCTGGTGCAGACTCTTCTCGGTGATGATAAGGAGGAG comes from Scatophagus argus isolate fScaArg1 chromosome 5, fScaArg1.pri, whole genome shotgun sequence and encodes:
- the LOC124058977 gene encoding olfactory receptor 5B12-like yields the protein MENNMTVSGGIIEIQGFDISPEFMYPLFFLLLFVYFCLLFSNFGVLLLIITEKSLHQPMYILFCNLSVNDVIGNTVLLPQLMAHIVSTERFITYSQCVVQAFYSHTFGSASHMILIIMAIDRYVAICHPLKYSSVMTTKTVIGLSAGAWGLSVLLVSVLIGLTVRLSRCRSVILNAYCDNASLFKLSCEDVSINNIYGLFFTVLLFSCSMGSVGVTYFRIALICWIKKNRELNNKALQTCASHLVLYLIMLWSGIFTIILHRFPDYPDLRKIASILFHVVPANLNPVIYGMQTKSLHNRIIHVLRRKVTPT